A genomic region of Mesobacillus jeotgali contains the following coding sequences:
- a CDS encoding PKD domain-containing protein: MEVGPINALNGFPVWYKDENGLRLQLNTDTNDPFSGLTPAELPNPGQPVSFPDNFPSEAFYFAAEAEMETGTGERARLVLAIEAAFANEVPAEGDQMVFGRVRIRVPGLQPGAEYTVTHPYGVGTFIAEPDGEGSGEINFTEDIGVCPLEFEQVFNSRVHPFLQWDSSVPPAAPAGYIGDPNVLHPVTGSPFTDRFGERQNIFRIEGPGIGIGSPDRSTSPGLNPDNAIETRNFSLLGKISPISGVDVTRTTYTQTDAAGGFIDVFASSDTTPQQIEVSGSGILPTVLQGGTGLYFGRVAFNGSTPPGTITVTNVSDNHPASVKQSVPVDFITATANYDTDTKTLIVDAVSSDSFNPNVDMTVKDFGIGVLDVPADGPLIVNLTNLPPELVIQSSAGGEASVPVIINGSPDAPIGVVANAGIDQTVMIGSQVNLNGNGSTGPITAYNWVQTAGEPVILENPNTVAPSFIAPGTTGTLTFELTVQGEGGPSSDTVDVVVVETTDAPVANAGQDQTVQQGTLVTLNGSATGDVTSFNWEQASGPSVQILDADTANANFIAPKQLTTLTFDLTVSGPGGSSIDSVQVTTLTDNLTITRAEYRIGDSEWRISGTTDVPGPGVTISIFIGNTLNGIVLAQVEANALGQWEYRVEPSAFQPDETRSISVQSSSGGAIINIPVTIRQ; this comes from the coding sequence TTGGAAGTTGGTCCAATTAATGCTCTAAATGGATTTCCGGTTTGGTATAAAGATGAGAATGGGCTGAGGCTGCAGCTGAATACAGATACAAATGACCCGTTTTCCGGTCTTACACCAGCAGAACTGCCTAATCCCGGACAACCAGTTTCCTTTCCTGATAATTTTCCGAGCGAGGCATTTTATTTTGCCGCTGAAGCAGAGATGGAAACAGGAACAGGTGAGCGGGCACGATTAGTTTTAGCAATTGAGGCAGCCTTTGCAAATGAAGTACCGGCCGAGGGAGATCAGATGGTGTTTGGTCGGGTGCGGATTCGTGTGCCAGGCTTGCAGCCTGGGGCAGAGTATACGGTTACTCACCCGTATGGTGTGGGTACATTTATTGCTGAACCAGATGGCGAAGGCTCCGGGGAAATAAATTTCACAGAAGATATCGGAGTATGTCCCCTTGAATTTGAACAAGTATTCAACAGTCGGGTACATCCTTTTTTACAATGGGATTCAAGTGTGCCGCCAGCAGCACCGGCAGGATATATCGGGGATCCAAATGTGTTGCATCCAGTGACAGGAAGTCCATTTACAGACCGATTTGGTGAGCGGCAAAATATTTTCAGGATTGAGGGGCCAGGAATCGGGATTGGTTCTCCTGATCGTTCAACATCTCCAGGATTAAACCCAGACAATGCAATAGAGACTAGGAATTTTTCATTATTAGGCAAAATATCCCCTATCTCAGGTGTTGATGTGACGAGAACAACCTATACCCAAACAGATGCTGCAGGCGGTTTTATTGATGTGTTTGCTAGTTCAGACACAACTCCGCAACAAATTGAGGTGAGCGGATCTGGTATTCTACCTACTGTTCTGCAGGGCGGAACGGGACTCTATTTCGGACGTGTTGCATTTAATGGAAGTACTCCTCCTGGAACGATTACGGTGACGAACGTTAGTGATAATCATCCTGCCTCCGTAAAGCAATCTGTTCCTGTGGATTTTATAACAGCTACAGCTAACTATGACACAGATACGAAAACTTTGATAGTAGATGCCGTTTCAAGTGATTCATTTAATCCGAATGTCGACATGACTGTAAAGGATTTTGGGATTGGGGTTTTGGATGTGCCTGCTGACGGTCCGTTGATTGTGAATTTGACCAATCTGCCTCCTGAACTCGTGATTCAATCTTCAGCAGGAGGAGAAGCAAGCGTCCCGGTCATTATTAATGGATCACCTGATGCGCCTATTGGAGTCGTTGCTAACGCCGGCATCGATCAGACCGTAATGATAGGTTCTCAGGTCAACCTGAATGGAAATGGCTCAACTGGACCGATCACTGCTTATAATTGGGTGCAGACTGCCGGTGAACCGGTTATATTGGAGAATCCAAATACAGTCGCACCATCCTTTATTGCACCTGGTACGACAGGTACTCTTACGTTCGAACTAACAGTCCAAGGTGAGGGAGGACCTTCCTCAGATACGGTCGACGTTGTCGTTGTGGAGACAACTGATGCACCAGTTGCCAATGCCGGCCAGGATCAGACTGTCCAGCAAGGCACACTCGTTACATTGAATGGAAGCGCAACTGGAGATGTAACAAGCTTCAACTGGGAACAAGCTTCAGGTCCTTCTGTCCAGATCCTCGATGCAGATACTGCAAATGCTAATTTTATCGCACCCAAGCAATTAACCACACTTACATTTGATCTCACTGTCAGCGGTCCTGGAGGAAGTTCCATTGATTCTGTTCAAGTTACGACTCTTACAGACAACCTAACAATCACACGGGCTGAATATAGAATTGGGGACTCCGAATGGCGTATTTCTGGAACCACAGATGTACCGGGTCCAGGGGTAACCATCTCCATTTTTATCGGAAACACATTGAATGGCATAGTCCTGGCACAGGTAGAAGCTAACGCGCTTGGGCAATGGGAATACCGGGTCGAACCTTCTGCTTTCCAGCCTGATGAAACACGTTCTATATCCGTTCAATCAAGCTCAGGCGGAGCGATAATCAATATTCCTGTTACCATCCGACAATAA
- a CDS encoding lipoprotein: MKKLLFMFLFAISMFTVTGCGNDAPPEEGEQLEDVEEEDEIGDGEIDDE, encoded by the coding sequence ATGAAAAAGCTATTGTTTATGTTTTTATTTGCCATTTCCATGTTCACTGTGACAGGCTGCGGCAATGACGCACCGCCTGAGGAAGGGGAACAGCTGGAAGATGTAGAAGAGGAAGATGAAATTGGTGATGGCGAGATTGATGATGAATAA
- a CDS encoding DUF3231 family protein — MSGANVELTSTEISNIWSSYLKSSMELRFFQYFNATAEGPEVKNIVGKMVEYSQKSLEDLKDIFIKENLTIPLGFTEKDVRLDADKVFSDTFILYICHDITMLSLSTYPAAFPDCTRKDVRNFFQNAIEFTIQMQNEITELMLSQGVFLKSPQIAMDHTIDLVDEMKYLNGLFGGSRPVNAAEIANLSRIIHRARFSKMILVTFSKLASDKNVKQHFSKGTVALEKVLYSLQEVLEKENIPISASGDYNILDTKESPFSDKLMLFFVNTCLGMFCFIMINQAMTSSLRTDIVTKFTVISNQMKKFYGKGLLLTITEKWLEQPPQVFDRKL; from the coding sequence ATGAGTGGAGCAAACGTAGAACTTACTTCAACAGAGATATCAAATATCTGGTCTTCATACTTGAAAAGCAGTATGGAACTAAGATTCTTTCAATATTTTAATGCAACTGCAGAGGGTCCCGAGGTTAAAAATATTGTTGGGAAAATGGTGGAGTACTCACAAAAGAGCCTTGAAGATCTTAAAGACATATTCATAAAAGAAAACCTGACAATTCCTTTAGGTTTTACCGAAAAAGATGTCAGGCTGGACGCTGATAAAGTGTTTTCTGATACCTTCATCTTATATATTTGTCATGATATAACGATGCTGTCATTGAGTACATACCCAGCTGCCTTTCCCGATTGCACCAGGAAGGATGTCCGGAATTTTTTTCAAAATGCTATAGAATTCACCATACAAATGCAAAATGAAATCACTGAATTGATGCTGTCACAAGGCGTCTTTTTGAAGTCACCTCAGATAGCAATGGACCATACAATCGATCTGGTTGATGAAATGAAATACCTCAATGGCCTATTCGGTGGATCAAGGCCTGTGAATGCAGCTGAAATCGCGAATTTATCCAGAATCATCCATCGGGCACGTTTTTCTAAAATGATTCTTGTAACTTTCAGCAAACTTGCTTCCGATAAGAATGTGAAACAACATTTCAGCAAAGGTACAGTTGCGTTAGAAAAAGTTTTATATTCACTGCAAGAGGTCTTGGAAAAGGAGAACATCCCTATATCAGCATCAGGGGATTACAATATATTAGATACGAAAGAGTCGCCATTTTCGGATAAGCTGATGCTGTTTTTTGTGAATACCTGCTTAGGGATGTTCTGTTTCATCATGATCAACCAGGCAATGACCTCAAGCCTGAGAACAGATATCGTAACAAAATTCACTGTGATTTCAAATCAAATGAAGAAGTTTTACGGAAAAGGATTGCTCTTGACGATAACAGAGAAATGGCTTGAACAGCCTCCTCAAGTGTTCGATCGAAAACTATAG
- a CDS encoding glycosyltransferase — MQTVIHLNLRVDPTQYIPQIREIPGYDYIHLVRQPKYMTDLSLLNEKVHYLSEIYSEKKFIKENNVSLLHAHHGQLGILLLPFKEKTKLPLVTSIRGRDATLADQPVAYLEHMKMLFEKGDQFYPVCHYLADRMISWGCPPEKIKVLYGGVDLKKYHYRAPDVQGSGQNILSVGRLVEKKGHHVLMQAFRKIKDRLPNSTLTIIGRGELQEELLSLANQLNLGDSFRLLNHLPKEQVQEYMMNADLFCAASLEAANGDVEGIPNTLKEAMALGVPVVSTYHAGIPELITHNKEGVLVQENNVNELAAGLEYMLNNRRHWSSYTSAARQKVEQYFDVEKQLRLQAKYYDDLLGGKSK, encoded by the coding sequence TTGCAAACTGTTATTCACTTAAACTTGAGGGTTGACCCCACCCAATATATCCCTCAGATACGAGAAATCCCTGGTTACGATTATATCCATTTAGTGCGCCAGCCGAAGTACATGACTGACCTGTCTCTACTGAATGAAAAGGTACACTATCTCAGTGAAATTTATTCCGAAAAGAAATTCATTAAGGAAAACAATGTTTCTCTTTTACATGCCCATCATGGACAACTGGGCATACTGCTGCTCCCTTTCAAGGAAAAAACAAAACTTCCGCTGGTAACGAGCATTAGAGGCCGTGATGCAACCCTTGCTGATCAGCCCGTTGCCTATTTGGAACATATGAAAATGCTCTTTGAAAAAGGAGACCAATTCTATCCTGTTTGCCATTACTTAGCTGACAGGATGATATCCTGGGGCTGCCCACCAGAAAAAATCAAGGTCCTTTACGGAGGAGTTGATTTAAAAAAATACCATTACAGAGCTCCAGATGTTCAAGGATCAGGACAGAATATTCTTTCCGTAGGCAGATTGGTAGAAAAAAAGGGCCATCATGTCTTGATGCAAGCCTTCCGAAAAATTAAAGACCGCTTACCTAATTCCACGTTGACCATCATTGGAAGAGGAGAACTCCAGGAGGAACTTCTCTCTTTAGCCAATCAACTAAACTTAGGTGACTCATTCCGCCTATTAAATCATCTCCCAAAAGAGCAAGTACAGGAGTATATGATGAATGCCGATTTGTTCTGTGCTGCAAGCCTTGAGGCCGCCAATGGAGACGTCGAAGGAATACCAAATACCTTGAAAGAGGCCATGGCATTAGGAGTCCCGGTAGTCTCTACCTATCATGCGGGCATCCCTGAATTGATCACCCATAATAAAGAAGGGGTTCTCGTACAGGAAAACAATGTCAATGAACTGGCAGCTGGACTTGAATATATGCTGAACAACAGGAGGCATTGGTCATCTTATACTAGCGCCGCACGACAAAAAGTTGAACAATACTTTGATGTAGAGAAACAACTTCGTTTACAGGCAAAATATTACGATGATTTGTTGGGAGGGAAAAGTAAATGA